The following are encoded in a window of Parafrankia discariae genomic DNA:
- a CDS encoding type I polyketide synthase → MSESGPPRRLADTPIAIVGMAGLFPHAHDFREFWQNIVDARDCIEDIPASRWNIDDYYDADPTVPDRTYSRRGGFVPDVAFDPLEFGLPPNQLEVTSTLQTLSLVVARDLLRDAGAHAEEWYDADSTGVVLGVTGPVPLMHPLAARLTTPVLREVVRACGLTEDDAEAIATRYSEAFAPWEENSFPGLLANVTAGRIANRLGLGGMNSTVDAACAASLSAVRMAIAELVDGRADMMIAGGADTENSIFGYMCFSKTQALSKSDRIRPFDEGADGTLIGEGIGMLALRRLADAERDGNRIYAVIRGLGSASDGRSKSIYAPRAEGQERALRRAYADADCSPASVELFEAHATGTAVGDRTELTALDAVLRDAAGDEARFAAIGSVKSQIGHTKGAAGTASLMKLALSLYQKTLPPTINVERPSGPLADDQAPLYVNTHTRPWVRDPRRPVRRAAASAMGFGGTNFHVVLEEHRAERPAGGLLHRTARAWVWHAPDPAALRAALDAGEPPADGPIPAEHARVGFVTPAAGHDGVAPDGADLRRIALEQLTAAPDAEQWTHPAGVYYRRAALPDPRVGALFAGQGSQYVEMGLDAALGVPTVAQALDDANAVFADDDTRLGAVMYPPPVSDPQVRQEQESRLRATRYAQPAIGALSAGQFRYLRELGLDCAGYLGHSFGELTALWAAGALDDTEFFRLARARGAAMAPPEPVTGGEPGADEDSGTMAAVQASREQITEILADFPDVVVCNNNAPDQVVVGGGTQAVEAVVEELARRGMTGRLLPVSAAFHTRYVAHAVERFAEDLAQARIGAPTAPVYANTAGAVYGPDPDANRAVLAGQLLAPVDFVAGVTAMREAGCNIFVEFGPKQVLAQLTRRILDDAPVAVVSTDGGPLRDGDVVLKQAAVQLAVLGLPLAGLNRHDATANPAGDAEPPRRASMTVTLTGAEYVPQSRRALYQAGLTDGFQVSAVAAAAAPVAAASVPAAATNGAAAHPTTTHTAAAHVTVPPTALTEPVQAPLPALVAPAPVAAEPPAAAAAGPAGAGVSEAVALHLDLHGRYLDGQLRVTEELVGLLRDGARNGDQAGWVPAAVEQVRDQSLAAGRAHIHANGVLAALAGLELAASGHAPAEPAAGAPARLELTARSTGAAGPAALAPPPAAPVGPAAPAPVIAAAPAMVPVGAADLVAVPAQPTGNGHHPPAPTGSPAPGTPTAADTGPDADTVRTALLSVVADRTGYPAEMIDTGMDLEADLGVDSIKRVQILGALQEHFPTLPSVGPEHLAEMRTLNHITDYVLTSLAVPTTAAGAGTSTQPATAAPAAPGGTGVDADTVRTALLSVVADRTGYPAEMIDTGMDLEADLGVDSIKRVQILGALQEHFPTLPSVGPEHLAEMRTLNHITDYVLTSLGPVNPAPDGTTNGAASPKGGEPTATTGLNGHRSGTADALPHRPVELVPAAPVDVLDAAPFGPDPVAVLVDATGPDTTGQDTPAAGLAALADGLTARGFTVRTVRLPDHGGTAGNGGTAGDDAGQADPLDGWDSAEVERALAGALGGDGAVDLCALLVNTDGGGDAWSAGIRRLADTVLVAKHAAGPLSRAAARGGRAAFCAVTRLDGGLGLRGDAPAVERLVGGAAGVVKTLLREEPALFCRALDVHPAHAPAAVAELVLTELWDPATGLAEVGLDEQGARWTVRPGPFGDGAAGSASLTYEDGLAHEDARGREAGTAAALPALGPDDTVVVTGGARGVTADCVRALAARTRARFVLLGRTAAGSDPEWATGVADTGLLAAAAKALAAQAGPRGPRPTPRQAEAARRDVLARREIRETLAVLAAAGSDAVYLAVDIADAAAVRAALEPYRGRAAALVHGAGALADSALTAKTPDAVRRVLTPKLTGLRNVLDALGDSTSGGEPDSPLRHLVLFASVAGLMGNPGQADYAAANEALGRLAAGWKHADPGRHVTAIDWGAWDGGMVDADLRELFKSRGVALIDRVAGAEAFAAQFEPARVDDVCVLVGSAEALTGGADVRTAPALVARRDLGEIAGHPVIRDHQVGGFPVLPATFGLGWMVNLAERAHPGLTVVEVRGFDVHKGVVFDGTGELMFRVHTAAAELEGSGADGRVVVKASVRSPGALPTGLSRYAATLVLAAAPPAPAEVEDWPRLHAAWTAPGPEDGLEIYTGATLFHGPLLQGIRRIVTRGDDRLVVECRLDGSAVGRGAFAGALHDPVLADLLLHGPSVLGRWLTGQACLPLAVGRIDYRAPLPAGEPFAVVIDNAVVRDTGVTSRVTAVGRDGRILVRLHDVAMIGTPDMATKFAEGTASWHEEVSA, encoded by the coding sequence GTGAGCGAGAGCGGACCGCCTCGGCGACTGGCCGACACTCCCATCGCCATAGTCGGAATGGCGGGCCTCTTCCCGCATGCCCACGACTTCCGGGAGTTCTGGCAGAACATCGTCGACGCCCGGGACTGCATCGAGGACATCCCGGCCAGTCGCTGGAACATCGACGACTACTACGACGCCGACCCGACCGTGCCGGACCGCACGTACTCCCGGCGCGGCGGGTTCGTGCCCGACGTCGCCTTCGACCCGCTGGAGTTCGGGCTGCCCCCGAACCAGCTCGAGGTGACCAGCACCCTGCAGACGCTGAGCCTCGTCGTCGCCCGCGACCTGCTGCGCGACGCCGGAGCGCACGCCGAGGAGTGGTACGACGCCGACTCGACCGGCGTCGTGCTCGGCGTCACCGGTCCCGTCCCGCTGATGCACCCGCTCGCCGCCCGGCTGACGACGCCGGTGCTGCGCGAGGTCGTCCGCGCCTGCGGGCTGACCGAGGACGACGCGGAGGCGATCGCCACCCGCTACTCCGAGGCGTTCGCGCCCTGGGAGGAGAACTCCTTCCCCGGCCTGCTGGCGAACGTCACCGCCGGGCGGATCGCGAACCGGCTCGGCCTCGGCGGGATGAACTCGACGGTCGACGCCGCCTGCGCGGCCTCGCTGTCCGCGGTGCGGATGGCGATCGCCGAGCTGGTCGACGGCCGGGCCGACATGATGATCGCCGGTGGCGCCGACACCGAGAACTCGATCTTCGGCTACATGTGCTTCAGCAAGACTCAGGCCCTGTCGAAGTCCGACCGGATCCGCCCGTTCGACGAGGGCGCGGACGGCACGCTCATCGGCGAGGGCATCGGCATGCTCGCCCTGCGCCGCCTCGCCGACGCCGAGCGCGACGGCAACCGGATCTACGCCGTCATCCGCGGCCTCGGCTCGGCCAGCGACGGGCGCTCGAAGAGCATCTACGCGCCGCGGGCCGAGGGCCAGGAGCGCGCGCTGCGCCGCGCCTACGCCGACGCCGACTGCTCGCCCGCCTCGGTGGAGCTGTTCGAGGCGCACGCGACCGGCACCGCGGTCGGCGACCGCACCGAGCTGACCGCGCTGGACGCCGTCCTGCGCGACGCCGCCGGAGACGAGGCCCGCTTCGCCGCGATCGGCAGTGTCAAGTCGCAGATCGGGCACACCAAGGGCGCGGCCGGCACCGCGAGCCTGATGAAGCTGGCGCTCAGCCTCTACCAGAAGACGCTGCCGCCGACGATCAACGTCGAGCGCCCCAGCGGCCCGCTCGCCGACGACCAGGCCCCGCTGTACGTCAACACACACACCCGGCCGTGGGTCCGTGACCCGCGGCGCCCGGTGCGGCGCGCGGCGGCGTCCGCGATGGGCTTCGGCGGGACGAACTTCCACGTCGTGCTGGAGGAGCACCGGGCCGAGCGGCCGGCGGGCGGCCTGCTGCATCGCACCGCCCGCGCCTGGGTGTGGCACGCGCCCGACCCGGCGGCGCTGCGCGCGGCTCTCGACGCCGGCGAGCCCCCCGCCGACGGGCCGATCCCCGCCGAGCACGCCCGGGTCGGGTTCGTCACCCCCGCCGCCGGCCACGACGGCGTCGCTCCCGACGGCGCGGACCTGCGCCGCATCGCCCTCGAGCAGCTCACCGCGGCACCCGACGCCGAGCAGTGGACGCACCCGGCCGGCGTGTACTACCGCCGGGCGGCGCTGCCCGACCCGCGGGTGGGCGCGCTGTTCGCCGGGCAGGGCAGCCAGTACGTGGAGATGGGCCTGGACGCCGCCCTCGGCGTCCCGACCGTCGCGCAGGCCCTCGACGACGCGAACGCCGTGTTCGCCGACGACGACACGCGGCTGGGCGCCGTGATGTACCCGCCGCCCGTCTCGGACCCGCAGGTTCGCCAGGAGCAGGAGTCGCGGCTGCGTGCCACCCGGTACGCCCAGCCGGCGATCGGCGCGCTCTCCGCCGGGCAGTTCCGCTACCTGCGGGAGCTCGGTCTGGACTGCGCCGGCTACCTCGGCCACAGCTTCGGCGAGCTGACCGCCCTGTGGGCGGCCGGTGCCCTCGACGACACCGAGTTCTTCCGGCTGGCCCGGGCCCGCGGTGCCGCGATGGCACCCCCGGAGCCGGTCACCGGCGGCGAGCCGGGTGCCGATGAGGACTCGGGCACGATGGCCGCCGTCCAGGCGAGCCGGGAGCAGATCACCGAGATCCTGGCCGACTTCCCCGACGTGGTCGTATGCAACAACAACGCCCCCGACCAGGTGGTCGTCGGCGGTGGGACGCAGGCCGTCGAGGCGGTCGTCGAGGAACTGGCCCGGCGCGGGATGACCGGCCGGCTGCTGCCCGTCTCGGCCGCGTTCCACACCCGCTATGTCGCCCACGCGGTCGAGCGGTTCGCCGAGGACCTGGCGCAGGCCCGGATCGGCGCCCCGACCGCTCCGGTGTACGCGAACACGGCCGGCGCCGTCTACGGCCCCGACCCCGACGCGAACCGGGCCGTGCTCGCCGGCCAGCTGCTCGCCCCGGTCGACTTCGTCGCCGGTGTCACGGCGATGCGCGAGGCCGGGTGCAACATCTTCGTCGAGTTCGGCCCCAAGCAGGTGCTGGCCCAGCTCACCCGGCGCATCCTCGACGACGCGCCGGTCGCGGTCGTCTCCACCGACGGCGGCCCGCTGCGCGACGGCGACGTCGTGCTCAAGCAGGCCGCCGTGCAGCTCGCCGTGCTGGGCCTGCCGCTGGCGGGCCTCAACCGCCACGACGCGACGGCCAACCCGGCGGGCGACGCCGAGCCGCCGCGGCGCGCGTCGATGACGGTCACCCTCACCGGCGCCGAGTACGTCCCGCAGTCCCGCCGGGCCCTGTACCAGGCGGGTCTGACCGACGGCTTCCAGGTCTCCGCGGTCGCCGCGGCCGCCGCCCCGGTCGCCGCGGCTTCGGTGCCCGCGGCGGCCACGAACGGCGCGGCGGCGCACCCGACCACGACGCACACCGCCGCCGCGCACGTCACCGTGCCGCCCACCGCCCTGACCGAACCGGTCCAGGCCCCGCTGCCAGCCCTCGTCGCGCCCGCGCCCGTGGCCGCCGAGCCGCCCGCGGCTGCTGCCGCTGGTCCGGCCGGCGCCGGGGTCAGCGAGGCCGTCGCCCTGCATCTCGACCTGCACGGCCGCTACCTGGACGGTCAGCTCCGGGTCACCGAGGAGCTGGTGGGCCTGCTGCGCGACGGCGCCCGCAACGGCGACCAGGCCGGCTGGGTGCCCGCCGCGGTCGAGCAGGTCCGGGACCAGAGCCTCGCGGCCGGCCGGGCGCACATCCACGCCAACGGGGTCCTCGCCGCGTTGGCCGGCCTCGAGCTCGCGGCGAGCGGGCACGCCCCGGCGGAGCCAGCCGCGGGTGCGCCCGCCCGGCTGGAGCTCACCGCCCGTTCCACCGGCGCGGCCGGACCGGCCGCTCTCGCGCCGCCGCCCGCGGCGCCAGTCGGGCCCGCAGCGCCAGCCCCGGTGATCGCCGCCGCGCCCGCGATGGTGCCCGTCGGCGCCGCCGACCTCGTCGCGGTGCCGGCACAGCCGACCGGCAACGGCCACCACCCGCCCGCGCCCACCGGTTCACCCGCCCCCGGCACGCCCACGGCGGCCGACACCGGACCCGACGCGGACACGGTGCGCACGGCCCTGCTCAGCGTGGTCGCCGACCGCACCGGCTACCCCGCCGAAATGATCGACACCGGCATGGACCTCGAAGCCGACCTCGGCGTCGACTCCATCAAACGAGTCCAGATCCTCGGCGCCCTCCAGGAACACTTCCCCACCCTCCCCAGCGTCGGCCCCGAACACCTCGCCGAAATGCGCACCCTCAACCACATCACCGACTACGTCCTCACCTCCCTCGCCGTTCCGACCACCGCCGCCGGCGCCGGGACGTCCACCCAGCCCGCGACCGCGGCGCCCGCCGCGCCGGGTGGCACCGGAGTCGACGCGGACACGGTGCGCACGGCCCTGCTCAGCGTGGTCGCCGACCGCACCGGCTACCCCGCCGAAATGATCGACACCGGCATGGACCTCGAAGCCGACCTCGGCGTCGACTCCATCAAACGAGTCCAGATCCTCGGCGCCCTCCAGGAACACTTCCCCACCCTCCCCAGCGTCGGCCCCGAACACCTCGCCGAAATGCGCACCCTCAACCACATCACCGACTACGTCCTCACCTCCCTGGGACCGGTGAACCCGGCGCCCGACGGCACCACGAACGGGGCCGCCTCCCCAAAAGGAGGTGAGCCGACTGCGACGACCGGCCTGAACGGTCATCGCAGCGGCACCGCCGACGCGCTCCCGCACCGGCCGGTCGAGCTGGTCCCGGCCGCCCCGGTCGACGTCCTGGACGCCGCCCCGTTCGGGCCCGACCCAGTCGCCGTGCTCGTCGACGCGACCGGCCCCGACACGACCGGGCAGGACACGCCAGCAGCCGGGCTGGCGGCGCTCGCCGACGGGCTGACCGCCCGCGGGTTCACCGTCCGCACCGTGCGGCTACCCGACCACGGCGGCACGGCGGGCAACGGCGGCACGGCCGGCGACGACGCCGGCCAGGCCGACCCGCTCGACGGGTGGGATTCGGCTGAGGTCGAACGGGCCCTGGCCGGCGCGCTCGGCGGCGACGGCGCCGTCGACCTGTGCGCCCTGCTGGTCAACACGGACGGTGGTGGCGACGCCTGGTCCGCGGGGATCCGCCGGCTCGCCGACACCGTCCTGGTCGCCAAGCACGCCGCCGGGCCGCTGTCGCGGGCCGCGGCGCGCGGCGGGCGGGCGGCGTTCTGCGCCGTCACCCGGCTCGACGGCGGCCTGGGGCTGCGCGGCGACGCCCCGGCGGTGGAACGCCTCGTCGGCGGCGCGGCCGGGGTGGTCAAGACGCTGCTGCGCGAGGAGCCGGCGCTGTTCTGCCGCGCCTTGGACGTCCACCCCGCCCACGCCCCGGCCGCGGTCGCGGAGCTGGTGCTCACCGAGCTGTGGGACCCGGCGACCGGCCTGGCCGAAGTCGGCCTGGACGAGCAGGGGGCACGCTGGACCGTCCGGCCCGGACCCTTCGGCGACGGCGCCGCGGGCTCGGCCAGCCTGACCTACGAGGACGGCCTGGCCCACGAGGACGCCCGGGGCCGGGAGGCCGGCACCGCCGCCGCCCTCCCGGCCCTCGGCCCCGACGACACCGTGGTCGTCACCGGCGGGGCACGCGGGGTCACCGCGGACTGCGTGCGCGCCCTCGCGGCGCGGACCAGGGCCCGGTTCGTCCTGCTCGGCCGCACGGCGGCCGGCAGCGACCCCGAGTGGGCGACCGGTGTCGCCGACACCGGCCTGCTCGCCGCCGCCGCGAAGGCCCTGGCCGCTCAGGCAGGCCCCCGCGGGCCGCGTCCGACGCCGCGCCAGGCCGAGGCGGCCCGCCGCGACGTCCTGGCCCGCCGCGAGATCCGGGAGACCCTGGCCGTGCTCGCCGCGGCCGGCTCCGACGCGGTCTACCTGGCCGTGGACATCGCCGACGCGGCCGCGGTGCGCGCCGCGCTGGAGCCGTACCGGGGCCGCGCCGCCGCGCTGGTGCACGGCGCGGGCGCGCTGGCCGACAGCGCGCTGACGGCCAAGACGCCCGACGCGGTCCGCCGCGTCCTCACGCCGAAGCTGACCGGACTGCGCAACGTCCTCGACGCGCTCGGCGACAGCACATCCGGCGGCGAGCCGGACTCGCCCCTGCGTCACCTGGTGCTGTTCGCCTCGGTGGCCGGGCTGATGGGCAACCCCGGCCAGGCCGACTACGCCGCGGCGAACGAGGCGCTGGGCCGCCTCGCCGCGGGGTGGAAGCACGCCGACCCCGGCCGGCACGTCACCGCGATCGACTGGGGTGCCTGGGACGGCGGGATGGTCGACGCCGACCTGCGGGAGCTGTTCAAGTCCCGCGGCGTCGCGCTGATCGACCGGGTGGCGGGCGCCGAGGCGTTCGCCGCCCAGTTCGAGCCGGCCCGGGTGGACGACGTGTGCGTCCTGGTCGGCTCCGCCGAGGCGCTGACCGGCGGTGCGGACGTCCGCACCGCCCCGGCGCTGGTCGCCCGCCGCGATCTGGGCGAGATCGCCGGGCACCCGGTCATCCGCGACCACCAGGTCGGCGGGTTCCCCGTGCTGCCCGCGACGTTCGGGCTCGGCTGGATGGTCAACCTGGCCGAGCGGGCGCACCCGGGGCTGACGGTGGTCGAGGTCCGTGGGTTCGACGTCCACAAGGGGGTCGTGTTCGACGGGACGGGCGAGCTGATGTTCCGCGTGCACACCGCGGCCGCCGAGCTCGAGGGCAGCGGCGCGGATGGACGGGTCGTCGTGAAGGCGAGCGTGCGCAGCCCCGGTGCGCTGCCGACCGGGCTCTCCCGGTACGCCGCCACGCTGGTGCTCGCCGCCGCCCCGCCGGCACCCGCCGAGGTCGAGGACTGGCCCCGGTTGCACGCCGCGTGGACGGCGCCGGGCCCCGAGGACGGCCTGGAGATCTACACCGGCGCGACGCTGTTCCACGGCCCGCTGCTGCAGGGCATCCGACGGATCGTGACGCGCGGCGACGACCGGCTGGTCGTCGAGTGCCGCCTGGACGGGTCGGCGGTGGGCCGGGGCGCGTTCGCCGGCGCGCTGCACGACCCGGTGCTGGCCGACCTGCTGCTGCACGGCCCGTCCGTGCTCGGCCGGTGGCTGACCGGCCAGGCATGCCTCCCGCTGGCCGTCGGACGGATCGACTACCGCGCACCGCTACCCGCCGGCGAGCCCTTCGCCGTGGTGATCGACAACGCGGTGGTGCGCGACACCGGGGTCACCAGCCGGGTGACCGCGGTCGGGCGCGACGGACGGATCCTCGTCCGCCTGCACGACGTGGCGATGATCGGGACGCCCGACATGGCGACGAAGTTCGCCGAGGGCACCGCGAGCTGGCACGAGGAGGTGTCCGCATGA